Proteins encoded in a region of the Populus nigra chromosome 3, ddPopNigr1.1, whole genome shotgun sequence genome:
- the LOC133688139 gene encoding pentatricopeptide repeat-containing protein At2g38420, mitochondrial — MASCTSKKSASFFLRKHRKWPYSPYKARWHRIFNQQQAMQSLKQSALKPPQQESPNKPHLLSSLIHSFSIYDVEPTPKAFDFIFKTLVRTSQFHHIPSVLDHLEKVESFEPPESTFAYLIEVYGRTNKIHEAIELFYRIPKFRCVPSVYSLNTLISVLCRNSKGLKLVPEILLKSQVMNIRVEESTFQVLITALCRIRKVGFAIEMLNCMVNDGFIVNAEIYSLLLSCLCEQKDATKFEVMGFLEQLRKLGFFPGMVDYSNVIRFLVKGKRGLDALHVLNHMKSDRIKPDIFCYTMVLHAVIEDKDYLKADELFDELLVFGLVPDAYTYNVYINGLCKQNNVQAGIKMVASMEELGCKPNLITYNMLLKQLCKVGELSKAGELVREMGLKGIGLNMQTYRIMIDGLASNGKIVEACGLFEEALDKGLCTQSLMFDEIIFGLCHRDLSFKALKLLEKMVGKNVSPGARAWKALLLSSGFKLNSVETKLFSLVDSNQTQLSSENVAVE; from the coding sequence ATGGCTAGTTGCACTTCTAAGAAGAGTGCTAGTTTCTTCCTAAGAAAACACAGGAAATGGCCATACTCACCTTACAAGGCCAGATGGCACAGAATTTTCAATCAACAACAAGCCATGCAATCTCTTAAACAATCAGCCCTAAAACCGCCGCAACAAGAATCTCCCAACAAACCCCATCTTCTATCTTCTCTTATTCACTCCTTTAGCATCTACGATGTTGAACCAACCCCTAAAGCCTTTGACTTTATATTCAAAACCCTTGTTAGAACCTCTCAATTCCATCACATTCCTTCAGTTCTTGACCATCTCGAAAAAGTTGAAAGCTTTGAACCACCAGAATCTACTTTTGCTTATCTGATTGAAGTTTATGGCAGAACTAATAAAATCCATGAAGCAATTGAATTGTTTTACAGAATCCCAAAGTTTAGATGTGTCCCTTCTGTTTACTCACTCAATACTCTGATTTCAGTTCTTTGTAGAAACAGTAAAGGTTTAAAGTTGGTGCCTGAAATCTTGTTGAAGAGTCAGGTTATGAATATTCGAGTGGAAGAATCGACTTTTCAGGTATTGATTACTGCTCTTTGTAGGATTAGAAAGGTGGGTTTTGCTATTGAGATGCTGAATTGTATGGTGAATGATGGGTTTATTGTAAATGCAGAAATATATTCTTTGTTGTTGTCATGTCTCTGTGAACAGAAAGATGCAACTAAATTCGAGGTCATGGGGTTTTTAGAGCAATTGAGGAAGTTAGGATTTTTCCCTGGAATGGTGGATTATAGTAATGTTATTAGATTTTTAGTGAAAGGAAAAAGGGGTTTGGATGCTTTGCATGTTTTGAATCACATGAAATCAGATAGAATTAAGCCTGATATCTTTTGCTACACTATGGTTTTGCATGCGGTGATTGAAGATAAGGACTATTTGAAGGCGGATGAGTTGTTCGATGAGTTGcttgtttttggtttggttcCTGATGCTTATACTTACAATGTGTATATAAATGGTTTGTGTAAGCAAAATAATGTCCAAGCGGGGATCAAGATGGTTGCTAGTATGGAGGAATTGGGATGCAAGCCTAATTTGATTACTTATAATATGTTACTGAAGCAGTTGTGTAAGGTTGGAGAACTTAGTAAGGCAGGCGAGCTTGTGAGGGAGATGGGATTGAAAGGAATTGGGCTAAATATGCAGACATATAGGATAATGATTGATGGCTTGGCAAGCAATGGTAAAATTGTTGAAGCATGTGGTTTATTTGAGGAAGCATTGGATAAGGGTTTATGCACTCAGAGTTTGATGTTTGATGAGATAATTTTTGGTTTATGCCATAGAGACCTAAGTTTTAAAGCACTCAAATTACTTGAGAAAATGGTTGGTAAGAATGTTTCTCCTGGTGCTAGAGCCTGGAAAGCGCTTCTCCTCAGCTCTGGATTCAAACTTAATTCTGTGGAGACTAAATTGTTTAGTTTGGTGGActcaaatcaaactcaattaagCAGTGAGAATGTTGCTGTTGAGTAA